One stretch of Pseudomonadota bacterium DNA includes these proteins:
- the guaB gene encoding IMP dehydrogenase, whose amino-acid sequence MQIREALTFDDVSIEPAASNVLPGQADLRTRLTATIELGIPILSAAMDTVTESRLAIAIAQTGGIGVVHKNMDIAAQADEVRRVKKFEAGMVVNPLTISPERPLADALALKERHGISGIPVVEEGNGRLVGILTNRDVRFASDSSQPIHELMTKDNLVTVREGVDPDEAKRLLHRHRIEKLLVVDENYRCVGMITVRDIQRSDDFPNATKDEKGRLRVAAATGVGEDGLRRAEALLDVGVDVIVVDTAHGHSEGVLRAVAAIKKLSNQAQVLGGNVATADGAKALIDAGVDAIKVGIGPGSICTTRMVAGVGVPQLTALIDCVEAAREQGIPIVADGGIKFSGDLAKAIGVGASCAMIGSLFAGTEESPGEVFLYQGRSYKSYRGMGSLGAMARGSADRYFQQEISDQLKLVPEGVEGRVPFKGPVGSVVHQLVGGLRAAMGYTGNRSIADMRSNCRFLRVSSAGLRESHVHDVTITREPPNYPQTG is encoded by the coding sequence ATGCAAATCCGGGAAGCGCTGACTTTCGATGACGTTTCAATTGAACCCGCCGCGTCGAACGTCCTGCCTGGACAAGCCGACCTCCGCACCCGCCTGACCGCCACCATCGAGCTTGGTATTCCGATTCTTTCCGCCGCCATGGATACGGTAACGGAAAGCCGTCTTGCCATCGCCATCGCCCAGACCGGCGGTATCGGAGTGGTGCACAAAAATATGGATATTGCAGCCCAAGCCGATGAAGTGCGTCGGGTCAAGAAATTCGAAGCCGGCATGGTGGTCAACCCGTTGACCATCTCGCCAGAGCGGCCGTTGGCGGATGCACTGGCGTTGAAGGAGCGGCACGGTATTTCGGGCATTCCCGTGGTCGAAGAAGGCAATGGCCGCCTGGTCGGCATTCTCACCAACCGCGATGTGCGCTTCGCTAGTGATAGCAGCCAACCGATTCACGAGTTGATGACTAAAGACAATCTGGTCACCGTGCGCGAGGGCGTCGATCCGGATGAGGCTAAACGGCTCTTACATCGCCACCGCATCGAAAAACTCCTGGTGGTGGACGAAAATTATCGCTGCGTCGGCATGATCACGGTGCGCGATATTCAGCGCTCCGACGATTTTCCCAACGCCACCAAGGATGAAAAGGGGCGCTTGCGCGTCGCCGCCGCGACCGGTGTTGGCGAAGACGGCCTGCGCCGCGCCGAGGCGCTGTTGGATGTTGGCGTGGATGTGATCGTCGTCGATACCGCGCATGGTCACAGCGAGGGCGTGCTCCGTGCCGTCGCCGCGATCAAAAAATTAAGCAACCAGGCTCAAGTGCTGGGCGGCAATGTGGCCACGGCGGACGGCGCCAAGGCGCTCATAGATGCCGGCGTGGATGCGATAAAGGTCGGCATCGGGCCGGGTTCGATCTGCACCACGCGCATGGTCGCCGGCGTCGGCGTGCCGCAACTGACCGCTTTGATTGATTGTGTCGAGGCCGCACGCGAGCAGGGTATTCCGATCGTTGCCGACGGCGGCATAAAATTTTCCGGCGATCTCGCTAAGGCGATCGGCGTGGGCGCCAGTTGCGCCATGATCGGCTCGCTGTTTGCGGGCACCGAGGAGAGTCCGGGAGAGGTCTTTCTCTATCAGGGGCGCTCCTATAAATCTTATCGCGGCATGGGCTCGCTCGGTGCGATGGCGCGCGGCTCCGCCGACCGCTATTTCCAGCAAGAAATCTCAGATCAACTAAAACTCGTGCCTGAAGGGGTTGAAGGACGGGTGCCGTTCAAAGGGCCAGTGGGTAGTGTCGTGCATCAGCTGGTCGGCGGCTTGCGTGCGGCGATGGGCTATACGGGTAACCGCTCGATTGCCGACATGCGCAGCAATTGCCGCTTTTTGCGAGTTTCCTCAGCCGGTCTTCGCGAAAGCCATGTACATGACGTGACGATCACCCGCGAGCCGCCGAACTATCCGCAGACAGGGTAA
- a CDS encoding tetratricopeptide repeat protein — protein sequence MSKFRKFLVASLAVAFVAAAAALLPSTDVQAASSNSDDSDASASTTRDFDRGQQAFRDGDWQEAIAYFKKAVAGDAKNAEAYNLMGYSYRRMGEADPAFEAYAKALDLDPNHRGANEYLGETYLLVGDTEMAQAQLTKLKDLCGNQCRETVKLRKAIERYDASADKQALLDLDSENW from the coding sequence ATGAGCAAATTCAGAAAATTTTTGGTGGCAAGCTTGGCGGTCGCGTTCGTGGCCGCGGCGGCAGCCTTATTGCCGAGCACGGACGTCCAGGCCGCGAGCAGCAATAGCGACGATTCGGACGCTTCCGCGAGCACTACCCGTGATTTCGATCGCGGCCAGCAAGCCTTCCGCGATGGCGATTGGCAAGAGGCGATCGCATATTTCAAGAAAGCGGTGGCCGGGGACGCGAAAAATGCCGAGGCTTATAATTTAATGGGGTACTCGTACCGCCGAATGGGCGAAGCTGACCCGGCGTTCGAGGCCTACGCCAAAGCGCTTGACCTCGACCCAAATCATCGTGGCGCGAATGAATATCTCGGCGAAACCTATCTGTTGGTCGGTGATACCGAGATGGCCCAAGCACAGCTGACGAAACTCAAGGATTTGTGCGGCAACCAGTGCAGAGAGACGGTCAAATTGCGCAAGGCCATCGAGCGCTACGACGCCAGTGCCGACAAGCAGGCCCTATTGGATCTCGATTCCGAAAACTGGTAG
- the guaA gene encoding glutamine-hydrolyzing GMP synthase: MTDRILILDFGSQVTQLIARRLREANVYCEIMPFDKGDDAVRAFAPNGIILSGGPSSVTDAGTPRAPQAVFDLGVPLLGICYGQLTLCAQLGGAVESSDHREFGRAMLDVTDGCALFDGVWNTGQREQVWMSHGDRVTDLPPGFRVVGTSEGAPFAVIADDARRYYGVMFHPEVVHTPHGAQLLANFAHHVAGCAGDWTMAAFRAQAVQVIRDQVGDKRVVCGLSGGVDSSVAAVLIHEAIGDQLHCIFVDHGLLRAGEAEQVVEIFREHYNIPLSHRDAGDLFLDKLEGVEDPEEKRKIIGGLFIEVFEQEAEKLGGAEFLAQGTLYPDVIESVSFSGGPSVTIKSHHNVGGLPDHMNMALVEPLRELFKDEVRALGRELGLPESLVGRHPFPGPGLAIRIPGPVSREKADILRQADRIYLDEIRSHGLYDEIWQAFAVLLPVRTVGVMGDHRTYEFVCALRAVTSTDGMTADFYPFDMAFLGAVSNRIVNEVRGINRVVYDVTSKPPGTIEWE, translated from the coding sequence ATGACCGACCGCATATTAATTCTCGATTTTGGCTCCCAGGTGACGCAATTGATCGCGCGGCGCCTGCGCGAAGCCAATGTTTATTGTGAGATCATGCCGTTTGATAAAGGTGACGACGCGGTGCGCGCGTTCGCACCGAACGGCATTATCCTTTCCGGTGGCCCGTCTTCGGTCACGGATGCCGGCACGCCGCGCGCACCCCAGGCCGTATTCGACCTCGGCGTGCCGCTCTTAGGTATTTGTTATGGCCAGTTAACGCTGTGCGCCCAACTCGGCGGCGCGGTTGAAAGTTCAGATCACCGGGAATTTGGCCGCGCGATGCTCGATGTGACTGACGGTTGTGCACTGTTTGATGGCGTGTGGAACACCGGGCAGCGTGAGCAGGTGTGGATGAGCCATGGCGATCGGGTAACGGACCTGCCACCGGGCTTTCGTGTTGTCGGCACCTCCGAGGGCGCGCCGTTCGCCGTGATCGCTGACGATGCCAGGCGCTATTACGGTGTCATGTTCCATCCCGAAGTGGTGCATACACCGCACGGCGCGCAGCTTCTCGCCAATTTTGCTCATCATGTCGCGGGGTGCGCCGGCGATTGGACGATGGCGGCGTTCCGCGCCCAGGCGGTCCAAGTGATCCGCGATCAAGTTGGCGACAAACGCGTGGTATGCGGACTCTCGGGCGGCGTCGATTCCTCGGTCGCCGCGGTTCTCATTCACGAGGCGATTGGCGATCAGCTGCATTGCATCTTCGTTGATCATGGTCTGCTGCGCGCTGGCGAGGCCGAGCAGGTGGTGGAGATATTCCGCGAGCATTACAACATCCCGCTCAGCCACCGCGACGCTGGCGATCTGTTTCTCGATAAGCTCGAAGGGGTCGAGGACCCAGAAGAAAAGCGCAAGATCATCGGCGGCCTGTTCATTGAAGTCTTCGAGCAGGAAGCGGAAAAACTCGGCGGCGCTGAGTTCTTGGCGCAGGGCACGCTCTATCCGGATGTGATCGAATCCGTCTCATTTTCCGGCGGGCCGAGCGTGACCATCAAATCGCACCACAATGTCGGCGGCTTGCCCGATCACATGAACATGGCCTTGGTCGAGCCATTGCGCGAATTGTTCAAGGACGAGGTCCGTGCACTTGGCCGCGAGCTCGGCCTGCCCGAAAGCTTGGTCGGGCGCCATCCGTTTCCGGGACCCGGCCTCGCCATCCGTATCCCAGGCCCGGTAAGCCGAGAAAAAGCCGATATCCTGCGCCAAGCTGATCGTATCTATCTTGACGAAATCCGCAGTCACGGCCTGTATGACGAAATTTGGCAGGCCTTTGCTGTCCTCTTACCGGTGCGCACGGTGGGCGTGATGGGCGATCACCGCACCTATGAATTTGTCTGTGCGCTCCGCGCCGTGACGTCGACCGACGGCATGACCGCCGATTTCTATCCCTTCGATATGGCCTTCCTCGGCGCCGTCTCCAACCGTATCGTCAACGAAGTGCGCGGCATCAACCGTGTGGTTTACGATGTGACATCCAAGCCGCCGGGGACGATTGAATGGGAGTAA
- a CDS encoding tetratricopeptide repeat protein — protein MMFVRRAILLVALILVMAVSSTPVMADFASGRAAYEAGDFRAAREQWQAPAEAGDAIAQAALGSLYIHGEGVPIDYREALKWTQLAAEQGDVTGQFNMGSLHAGGLGVEKDFSAAARWFHLAAEQYDAASRFNLAILYSRGLGVERDYAEAVYMYNTAAVVAGTPEIGLHDMAEEAERMALSMMMTMDPAAIKEAHRRSKEFEQRYIKYYMKGYFERRRSGETPAQEP, from the coding sequence ATGATGTTTGTCAGGCGCGCCATTTTGCTGGTGGCGTTGATACTGGTGATGGCCGTCAGCAGCACTCCGGTGATGGCAGATTTCGCATCTGGACGAGCAGCCTATGAGGCGGGCGATTTCCGCGCCGCACGCGAGCAATGGCAGGCGCCGGCGGAAGCCGGCGACGCGATCGCCCAGGCGGCGCTGGGCAGCCTTTATATCCACGGCGAAGGCGTGCCGATTGATTATCGTGAAGCGCTCAAATGGACACAGCTTGCGGCCGAGCAAGGCGATGTGACCGGCCAGTTTAATATGGGCTCATTGCATGCTGGCGGGCTCGGCGTTGAGAAGGATTTTAGCGCGGCGGCGCGCTGGTTCCATCTCGCGGCCGAACAATATGACGCCGCAAGCCGTTTTAACTTGGCCATTCTCTATTCACGCGGCCTTGGCGTGGAGCGCGACTATGCTGAGGCCGTCTATATGTACAACACCGCCGCGGTTGTCGCAGGCACCCCGGAAATTGGCTTGCATGACATGGCCGAAGAGGCGGAACGCATGGCGCTCAGCATGATGATGACAATGGACCCAGCGGCGATCAAAGAGGCGCACCGGCGTTCAAAGGAATTCGAACAGCGCTATATCAAATATTATATGAAGGGTTATTTTGAGCGCCGGCGGAGCGGCGAAACACCCGCTCAAGAGCCTTGA
- a CDS encoding global cell cycle regulator GcrA-like protein, translating to MSIWTPERIAEVTRLWSEGLTTAEIGKIVGITKNAVVGKAHRLGLPARPSPIRRQGVGSSAVAAPRPVAKVLVKLVRQIALSTSGACCKWPFGHPGEENYHFCGNPALANKPYCPEHYQIAYLPARARGERKEPEMRETHQLARPQRSATAA from the coding sequence ATGTCAATATGGACACCGGAACGCATCGCAGAAGTTACTCGTTTGTGGAGTGAAGGCCTGACCACCGCGGAAATCGGTAAAATTGTCGGCATTACCAAGAACGCCGTCGTTGGCAAGGCACATCGCCTTGGTCTGCCGGCACGCCCCTCGCCGATCCGGCGCCAAGGCGTCGGCAGCAGCGCTGTGGCGGCGCCCCGACCGGTGGCGAAAGTGTTGGTGAAACTGGTACGCCAGATCGCTCTCAGCACCTCCGGAGCTTGCTGCAAATGGCCGTTCGGCCACCCCGGCGAAGAGAATTATCACTTCTGCGGCAACCCCGCTTTGGCGAACAAGCCCTACTGCCCGGAGCATTATCAAATTGCCTATCTGCCGGCACGGGCGAGGGGCGAGCGCAAGGAACCCGAGATGCGCGAGACGCATCAGCTGGCAAGACCGCAGCGTTCCGCAACTGCGGCGTAG
- a CDS encoding DUF962 domain-containing protein has protein sequence MAKQRITTYREFWPVYVTQHSRATTRLLHFIGTSGGLALIGAAAALPEPWLFLAAPFSGYLFAWIGHFFVERNRPATFSYPLFSLIGDFHMYGLMWLGRMGTQAAQHNSEASE, from the coding sequence ATGGCCAAGCAACGCATAACAACCTATCGTGAATTTTGGCCCGTCTATGTCACTCAGCATAGCCGGGCGACGACGCGCCTGCTCCATTTCATCGGCACGTCAGGCGGGCTCGCCCTGATCGGCGCGGCGGCGGCGCTGCCGGAGCCCTGGCTGTTTTTGGCGGCACCCTTCAGTGGCTATTTGTTTGCTTGGATTGGGCATTTCTTTGTCGAGAGGAACCGCCCGGCGACATTTTCCTACCCGCTTTTTAGCCTGATAGGCGATTTCCACATGTATGGCTTGATGTGGCTAGGCCGCATGGGCACCCAGGCGGCGCAGCACAATAGCGAAGCATCTGAATGA
- a CDS encoding thioredoxin family protein yields the protein MAAMTTPICDFGWKAVDFELPGVDGKNHSLADVSGANGTLVMFLCNHCPFVKAVIDRIVRDVSELAGLGIGAVAIMPNDVVNHPADSFENMKLFADAHRFTFPYLIDKSQSVARAYDAVCTPDFFGFDASLGLQYRGRLDESRLDPVENARRELFEAMRKVAESGEGPRQQLPSMGCSSKWRGAA from the coding sequence ATGGCCGCGATGACCACACCTATATGCGATTTTGGCTGGAAGGCGGTCGATTTTGAATTGCCGGGAGTTGACGGCAAAAACCATAGCCTCGCCGATGTCAGCGGCGCGAATGGAACGCTGGTCATGTTTCTGTGCAATCACTGCCCGTTCGTCAAAGCGGTGATTGATCGTATTGTGCGCGATGTATCGGAGCTTGCAGGGCTTGGCATCGGCGCTGTCGCTATCATGCCCAATGACGTCGTTAATCATCCCGCTGATTCATTCGAAAATATGAAGCTTTTCGCGGACGCGCATCGTTTTACGTTTCCTTATTTGATCGACAAAAGTCAGTCGGTCGCGCGCGCCTACGACGCCGTGTGCACGCCCGATTTCTTCGGGTTCGATGCGTCCCTCGGTTTGCAATATCGCGGCCGATTGGATGAATCGCGTCTCGATCCGGTAGAAAATGCCCGGCGCGAGCTGTTCGAAGCAATGCGGAAAGTGGCCGAAAGCGGCGAAGGTCCGAGGCAGCAGTTGCCGAGCATGGGATGTTCCAGTAAATGGCGAGGCGCCGCCTAG
- a CDS encoding tetratricopeptide repeat protein codes for MADIFREVDEDIRHERYQKLWRRYRWWILGSAVALVVAVAAFVIISERNESLRRAEGIQFAAALAELEAGRPQSAAVEFKALADNTASGYLALARLRAGDALVEAGDVTGAVAVYDELAADNRAGVLYSELAALLAAERLLDRASPDEVLQRLAPLVNGTGPWRSMAAELSGIAQIRAGRSEAAREIFAGLLDDLGAPNGVRSRAQELLASLGGRLETAAPAAPQNGAAD; via the coding sequence GTGGCCGATATTTTTCGCGAAGTCGATGAAGACATTCGCCATGAGCGGTACCAAAAATTATGGCGGCGGTATCGCTGGTGGATTCTGGGCTCTGCCGTCGCGCTCGTCGTGGCAGTGGCTGCATTTGTCATCATTAGCGAGCGCAACGAGAGCCTGCGTCGGGCGGAGGGCATTCAATTTGCCGCCGCGCTAGCCGAATTGGAGGCCGGGCGGCCGCAGAGCGCTGCGGTTGAATTCAAGGCACTCGCCGACAATACCGCATCGGGGTATCTGGCTTTGGCGCGCCTGCGGGCCGGCGACGCGCTGGTAGAGGCCGGTGACGTGACAGGCGCGGTGGCGGTTTATGATGAACTTGCGGCGGACAATCGCGCCGGCGTTTTGTATAGCGAGCTTGCTGCGTTGCTCGCCGCCGAGCGCCTGCTCGATCGCGCTTCGCCGGATGAAGTATTGCAGCGCCTGGCGCCTCTGGTGAACGGCACGGGGCCGTGGCGGTCGATGGCAGCCGAACTGTCGGGTATTGCCCAAATCCGCGCCGGGCGCAGTGAAGCGGCGCGCGAAATATTTGCCGGTTTGCTCGACGATTTGGGCGCTCCGAACGGTGTCCGCTCGCGCGCCCAAGAACTTTTGGCGAGTCTTGGTGGGCGGCTAGAGACGGCGGCGCCGGCGGCGCCGCAAAACGGCGCCGCCGATTAA
- a CDS encoding PQQ-binding-like beta-propeller repeat protein has translation MMRTPLRFFAMILAGAALGACDLLPDYFGANEAPPLPGQRLSVLALEGAIEPDPRIADLDVRLPRPYINESWPQSGGYPDHAMHHLAGGERLEQFWRVSIGAGSGDDGRILTTPVVSGGRVFAIDSEEEISAFNENTGDRLWRIDPRVEDGEEDGFGGGLAVANGRLFASTGFGHVLALDPANGAILWRQDIGIPMRAAPIVAGKRVFAITYDNQLWVLSAEDGAVQWSHAGISETAGLLGAAAPAVEGDIVIAPYSSGELLALRVENGRTVWSDSLGAQRPGTGSLAALNDINGSPVIDRGVAYAISHGGRLVAIDVRTGSRVWEQDIAGLNTPWVAGEFIFVVTVDGDVVCLARRNGRVRWVQSLPRYEDAESRDEPVFWNGPLLLSDRLIVLGSNGDAVSISPYTGRLLGRLEMPYGVRVPPIAANGTLYVLTDDGDLIALR, from the coding sequence ATGATGCGCACGCCGCTCCGCTTCTTTGCCATGATTCTCGCAGGTGCCGCGCTTGGTGCCTGCGACTTGCTGCCGGATTATTTCGGCGCCAATGAAGCGCCGCCGCTTCCCGGTCAGCGGCTTTCGGTATTGGCGTTGGAGGGCGCGATCGAGCCCGATCCTCGCATCGCCGATCTCGATGTCCGTCTGCCGCGCCCTTACATCAATGAGTCCTGGCCGCAGAGCGGCGGTTACCCCGACCATGCGATGCATCATTTGGCCGGTGGTGAGCGGTTGGAGCAGTTCTGGCGCGTGAGTATTGGCGCGGGGTCGGGCGACGACGGGCGAATTCTGACCACGCCTGTGGTGTCCGGGGGGCGTGTCTTCGCAATTGATTCGGAAGAAGAAATCAGCGCCTTCAACGAGAATACCGGCGACCGCCTGTGGCGCATCGATCCGCGCGTCGAGGACGGCGAAGAAGATGGTTTCGGTGGCGGTCTTGCCGTGGCCAACGGCCGGCTGTTTGCGAGCACCGGCTTCGGTCATGTTCTGGCGCTTGATCCCGCCAACGGCGCGATATTGTGGCGCCAGGATATCGGCATTCCGATGCGCGCTGCGCCGATCGTTGCAGGCAAGCGCGTTTTTGCGATCACCTATGACAATCAATTATGGGTGCTCTCAGCCGAAGACGGCGCGGTGCAGTGGAGCCATGCCGGTATCTCAGAGACGGCGGGCCTGCTGGGCGCGGCGGCACCGGCGGTGGAGGGCGATATTGTCATCGCGCCCTATTCTTCCGGCGAATTGCTGGCGCTCAGAGTGGAAAACGGCCGCACCGTTTGGTCTGATTCACTCGGCGCACAGCGCCCCGGCACCGGCAGCCTCGCCGCCCTCAACGATATCAACGGCTCGCCGGTTATTGACCGGGGGGTAGCTTATGCGATCAGCCATGGCGGACGTTTGGTGGCCATCGATGTACGCACCGGAAGCCGCGTTTGGGAGCAGGATATCGCCGGATTGAACACCCCTTGGGTGGCCGGTGAATTTATTTTCGTGGTGACCGTCGATGGCGATGTCGTTTGTCTCGCGCGGCGCAATGGCCGGGTGCGTTGGGTGCAATCCCTGCCACGCTACGAAGACGCCGAAAGCCGCGATGAACCGGTATTTTGGAACGGCCCCCTGTTGTTGAGTGACCGCCTGATCGTGCTCGGGTCGAACGGCGATGCGGTGTCCATCTCGCCTTATACCGGTCGTCTTCTGGGGCGCCTGGAAATGCCATATGGTGTGCGCGTTCCGCCGATTGCGGCCAATGGCACGCTCTATGTTCTGACCGATGATGGCGACCTGATCGCGCTGCGCTGA
- the der gene encoding ribosome biogenesis GTPase Der: MSFKVAIVGRPNVGKSTLFNRLVGRRLAIVAETPGVTRDRREGEGRIGPLRFRVTDTAGLEEAIADSLGARMMDQTQRALAEADVALLVVDGRAGITAADEHFAAVLRRAETPVILVVNKCEGPAASSGIAESYGLGLGEPVTISAEHNEGINALYEALADFEARLGEAAWQDEDVGEMSAFAAEDGERKIRLAIVGRPNVGKSTLVNRLVGDERVITGPEAGITRDSVAVEWSFKGRAIELVDTAGLRRRSRVQEKLEKLSTEDTLASLGRAAVVVLLFDATEPPARQDLGIANRLAEEGRAPVIVLNKWDLVDSPQGVMQDMKARLEDSLPQLRGVPLVTCSALTGRGCDKLMPAVLGIYARWNARVPTAALNRWLQEATEAHPPPLASGRRVKLRYITQVKARPPTFAAFVSRPTALPDSYHRYLVNALRARFDLGGVPIRLYLRKGKNPYVKQ; encoded by the coding sequence ATGTCGTTTAAAGTCGCAATCGTGGGCCGGCCCAATGTTGGCAAATCCACCCTGTTCAATCGCCTGGTCGGACGGCGCCTTGCCATCGTCGCCGAAACGCCCGGCGTGACCCGGGACCGGCGCGAGGGCGAGGGACGCATCGGCCCGCTGCGTTTTCGCGTAACTGACACTGCCGGGCTGGAGGAAGCGATCGCCGACAGCCTCGGCGCGCGCATGATGGATCAGACCCAGCGCGCCCTGGCCGAAGCCGATGTCGCCCTCCTTGTGGTCGACGGGCGCGCCGGTATCACGGCGGCAGACGAGCATTTCGCGGCTGTGCTCAGGCGCGCTGAGACACCTGTCATCCTTGTCGTGAACAAATGCGAAGGGCCTGCAGCAAGTAGCGGGATCGCCGAATCTTATGGGCTCGGATTGGGCGAGCCGGTGACCATTTCGGCGGAACATAATGAGGGCATAAACGCACTTTATGAGGCGTTGGCCGATTTCGAAGCGCGGCTCGGTGAAGCGGCTTGGCAAGACGAAGATGTCGGCGAGATGAGTGCGTTCGCAGCCGAGGACGGTGAGAGAAAGATTCGCCTCGCCATCGTCGGGCGGCCTAATGTGGGAAAATCCACGCTGGTCAATCGCTTGGTGGGAGACGAGCGCGTGATAACCGGTCCCGAGGCCGGCATCACGCGTGATTCCGTGGCGGTTGAATGGTCGTTCAAGGGGCGCGCGATCGAATTGGTCGACACGGCGGGGCTGCGCCGACGCTCGCGGGTCCAGGAAAAGCTCGAGAAACTTTCGACCGAGGACACGCTCGCCTCGCTCGGCCGTGCTGCAGTAGTGGTGCTGTTGTTCGATGCGACGGAGCCGCCGGCCAGACAGGATCTTGGCATCGCCAATCGCTTGGCCGAGGAAGGCCGGGCGCCGGTAATCGTGCTCAACAAGTGGGATCTAGTGGATTCGCCGCAGGGCGTGATGCAGGACATGAAGGCCCGCCTTGAGGACAGTTTGCCGCAATTGCGCGGCGTGCCGCTGGTGACTTGTTCGGCGCTGACAGGACGCGGCTGCGATAAACTTATGCCAGCGGTGCTCGGTATCTACGCCAGATGGAACGCTCGGGTCCCGACCGCGGCTCTGAACCGCTGGCTGCAGGAGGCGACGGAAGCCCATCCGCCGCCACTCGCCTCCGGGCGCCGCGTCAAGCTGCGCTACATCACACAAGTCAAAGCGCGTCCGCCGACCTTCGCGGCCTTCGTCAGTCGCCCCACCGCACTGCCCGATTCCTACCATCGCTATTTGGTAAACGCCTTACGCGCGCGCTTCGATCTTGGCGGTGTTCCAATTCGGCTGTATCTGCGAAAAGGGAAGAATCCCTACGTTAAGCAGTAA
- a CDS encoding SDR family NAD(P)-dependent oxidoreductase, protein MTDKRLDGRIALVTGASRGIGRAVARRFAAEGARLILVARTSGGLEEADDEVRSAGGEPAMLVPLDICKGGLVDQLGAALHERFGRLDILVGNAAMLGGLRPVGHYPPDVWEDVIALNLTANWRLIRSLDPLLRLSDAGRAMFVTSGVTEGTPPAYWGAYTASKAALEALVFTYAAELKRTNLKANIIDPGASATNMRAEAFPGEDPNTLATPDEITERFVELAESKFSESGVKVFV, encoded by the coding sequence ATGACCGATAAGCGCCTAGACGGCCGTATCGCCCTGGTGACCGGCGCCTCGCGCGGCATCGGTCGGGCCGTAGCGCGGCGTTTCGCCGCCGAAGGTGCGCGGCTCATTCTTGTCGCCCGCACCTCCGGCGGTCTCGAAGAAGCGGATGACGAAGTCCGTAGCGCCGGCGGCGAACCAGCCATGCTGGTACCACTCGATATCTGCAAAGGCGGCCTGGTCGACCAATTGGGCGCGGCCCTGCATGAGCGGTTCGGGCGTCTCGATATCCTTGTCGGCAATGCCGCGATGCTGGGCGGGTTGCGCCCCGTCGGCCATTATCCGCCCGATGTTTGGGAAGATGTCATCGCGCTCAACCTCACCGCCAACTGGCGCCTGATCCGCAGCCTCGACCCGTTGCTGAGGCTCTCCGACGCCGGCCGCGCGATGTTCGTGACCTCAGGCGTCACCGAAGGCACGCCGCCGGCCTATTGGGGCGCCTACACCGCAAGCAAGGCGGCTCTCGAAGCGCTGGTGTTCACCTATGCGGCGGAATTGAAGCGCACCAACCTCAAGGCCAACATCATCGACCCCGGCGCCTCCGCCACCAACATGCGCGCCGAAGCCTTCCCCGGCGAAGACCCGAACACCCTCGCCACCCCTGACGAGATCACCGAACGATTTGTTGAGTTAGCGGAAAGCAAATTTAGCGAATCTGGCGTCAAAGTATTCGTATGA